Proteins encoded in a region of the Pseudomonas shahriarae genome:
- the hpaI gene encoding 4-hydroxy-2-oxoheptanedioate aldolase, protein MDMPVNRFKQRLASGEAQIGLWLGLADAYCAELAANAGFDWLLIDGEHAPNDVRGMLGQLQAVAPYPSAAVIRPVIGDTALIKQVLDIGAQTLLVPMVESAAQARELVRAMRYPPQGIRGVGSALARASRWNSIDGYLDQADAQMCLLVQIESLQGLANLDAIAAVEGVDGVFIGPADLSASMGHRGNPGHPDVQAAIEDAIARIRQAGKAAGILSADEKLARRYIELGAGFVAVGVDTTVLMRGLQGLVGKFKDKPAPASTGGVY, encoded by the coding sequence ATGGACATGCCTGTCAACCGTTTCAAACAGCGGCTCGCCAGCGGTGAAGCGCAGATCGGCCTGTGGCTGGGCCTGGCGGACGCGTACTGCGCGGAACTGGCGGCCAATGCCGGTTTCGACTGGCTGCTGATCGACGGCGAACACGCCCCCAACGACGTGCGCGGCATGCTCGGCCAATTGCAGGCCGTGGCGCCCTACCCCAGCGCGGCGGTGATTCGCCCGGTGATCGGCGATACCGCGCTGATCAAGCAGGTGTTGGATATCGGCGCGCAGACCCTGCTGGTGCCGATGGTCGAAAGCGCCGCCCAGGCCCGGGAGCTGGTGCGCGCCATGCGCTATCCGCCCCAGGGCATACGCGGTGTGGGCAGTGCGCTGGCGCGGGCTTCGCGCTGGAACAGCATCGACGGCTACCTGGACCAGGCCGATGCACAGATGTGCCTGCTGGTGCAGATCGAAAGCCTGCAAGGCCTGGCCAACCTCGACGCGATTGCCGCCGTCGAGGGGGTGGACGGCGTGTTTATCGGCCCGGCGGACTTGAGTGCCTCCATGGGCCACCGAGGCAATCCGGGGCACCCAGACGTGCAAGCGGCAATCGAAGATGCCATTGCGCGGATCCGCCAGGCGGGCAAGGCGGCGGGGATTCTCAGTGCCGATGAGAAACTGGCCCGGCGTTACATCGAACTGGGCGCGGGGTTTGTCGCGGTGGGGGTGGATACCACGGTGCTGATGCGTGGGTTGCAGGGGTTGGTGGGCAAGTTCAAAGACAAACCCGCGCCAGCGAGCACTGGCGGCGTCTACTAA
- the hpaH gene encoding 2-oxo-hept-4-ene-1,7-dioate hydratase, which translates to MLDPQLILQAASQLDHAERSREQVRQFSLEHPAITIEDAYAIQRAWVAQKIKGGRKLVGHKIGLTSRAMQVSSNITEPDYGALLDDMLFEEGTDIPFERFIVPRVEVELAFILGKPLKGPSCTIFDVLDATEWVIPALEIIDARIQQIDPHTKATRKVFDTISDNAANAGVVMGGRAVRPTEIDLRKVPAVLYRNGVIEESGVSAAVLNHPAKGVAWLANKLAPYDVTLLPGQIILGGSFTRPVAASPGDTFHVDYDMLGSISCRFV; encoded by the coding sequence ATGCTTGATCCACAGCTCATCCTGCAAGCCGCCTCCCAGCTGGACCATGCCGAACGCAGCCGCGAACAGGTACGCCAGTTTTCCCTTGAGCATCCGGCGATCACGATCGAGGACGCCTACGCCATCCAGCGCGCCTGGGTCGCCCAGAAGATCAAGGGCGGGCGCAAGCTGGTCGGGCACAAGATCGGCCTGACCTCGCGGGCGATGCAGGTGTCGTCGAACATCACCGAACCGGACTACGGTGCGCTGCTCGATGACATGCTGTTTGAGGAAGGCACCGACATTCCGTTCGAGCGCTTTATCGTGCCGCGGGTCGAGGTCGAACTGGCCTTCATCCTCGGCAAACCGCTCAAGGGCCCCAGCTGCACGATTTTCGATGTGCTTGACGCCACCGAGTGGGTGATCCCGGCCCTGGAAATCATCGACGCGCGTATCCAGCAGATCGACCCGCACACCAAGGCCACGCGCAAAGTGTTCGACACCATCTCCGACAACGCCGCAAATGCCGGCGTTGTCATGGGCGGCCGCGCGGTGCGGCCAACCGAAATCGACCTGCGCAAAGTGCCGGCGGTGCTGTACCGCAACGGCGTGATCGAAGAGTCCGGGGTCTCGGCCGCCGTGCTCAACCACCCGGCCAAGGGTGTGGCCTGGCTGGCAAACAAGCTGGCGCCCTACGACGTCACCTTGCTGCCGGGGCAAATCATCCTCGGCGGCTCGTTTACCCGGCCGGTGGCGGCGAGCCCGGGCGATACCTTCCATGTCGACTACGACATGCTCGGTTCGATTTCCTGCCGCTTCGTCTGA